Proteins encoded in a region of the Chryseobacterium piperi genome:
- a CDS encoding helix-turn-helix domain-containing protein, whose translation MKIFIKNMVCGRCISAVEGIFNDFNISIQSIQLGEVETEADISEADIQSIEEKLEETGFERIKDSAHQLIEKIKNLIIVKISELDIDEDFLLSEFLVSELHKDYSSLSKTFSQNENITLEQFFILQKIEKVKELLLYNEFTLTEIAGKLGYKSVQHLSSQFRNSTGFTPTEFKKLKIHNRKPLDSV comes from the coding sequence ATGAAAATCTTTATAAAAAATATGGTTTGCGGCAGATGCATTTCTGCCGTTGAGGGTATTTTTAATGATTTTAATATTAGTATACAATCAATACAGCTCGGGGAGGTAGAAACGGAAGCTGATATTTCAGAAGCTGACATTCAGTCCATTGAAGAAAAACTGGAAGAAACCGGCTTTGAAAGGATAAAAGACTCTGCTCACCAGCTTATTGAGAAGATAAAAAATCTCATTATTGTTAAAATAAGTGAACTCGACATCGACGAAGATTTCTTATTATCAGAATTTTTAGTTTCAGAGCTGCATAAAGATTATAGCTCACTATCAAAAACATTTTCACAAAACGAGAACATTACTCTGGAGCAGTTTTTTATTCTTCAAAAGATTGAAAAAGTAAAAGAGCTTCTTTTATACAACGAATTTACTTTAACCGAAATTGCTGGAAAACTAGGATATAAAAGTGTACAGCATCTGTCTTCACAATTCAGAAACAGTACAGGTTTTACTCCTACCGAATTTAAAAAACTGAAAATTCACAATCGAAAGCCTCTGGATTCAGTTTGA
- a CDS encoding acyl-CoA thioesterase, with amino-acid sequence MNYHTRKWVKPEDLNPNHSLFGGRLLQWIDEEAALYAIIQLENTKVVTKFISEINFISSAKQGDIVEIGIEVSAFGSTSITLRCEVRNKMTHQTIITVDKIVMVNLGEDGNPVAHGKTQVEFVKDRLNNQL; translated from the coding sequence ATGAACTACCACACAAGAAAATGGGTAAAACCTGAAGATTTAAATCCTAATCACTCTCTTTTCGGAGGAAGATTACTACAATGGATTGATGAGGAAGCTGCACTTTATGCCATTATTCAGTTAGAAAATACCAAAGTTGTTACTAAATTTATTTCAGAAATCAATTTTATAAGTTCTGCAAAACAGGGGGATATTGTAGAAATAGGTATCGAAGTATCTGCATTTGGTTCTACGTCCATAACCTTAAGGTGTGAAGTAAGAAATAAAATGACCCATCAAACCATCATTACCGTTGATAAAATCGTAATGGTTAATCTTGGAGAAGACGGTAATCCTGTTGCTCATGGCAAAACTCAGGTTGAGTTTGTAAAAGACAGATTAAACAATCAATTATGA